The window AGTTTAATCTTCCAGAGCTCCAGGACGCTTCACGGTAGTAGTTTAGTTTAGAGCGCTGTAAACGTGAACCGTCTCTGTCTGTCGTGTAGTTCGTCCGGGGAGCGTGAGAAACATCATCCAGCAGTTTGAGAACAGCTCGGACTCCGTTGAAGAAGGGGATGTTGAGGGACAGAGACTGTCTTCCAGCAGCTTTGGAGAGGACAGCATGGACAGGTGcgttatatttaacaattatcaTTAAGATACAACATGCGGGTCTTATAGTTGCAGTTATATCTGAGTTATTAGGatcttttaaattgttttctctggctttaattatttgatgttagttaattattttttttgtcttcagtcCGACCATCTCGGTGCGTTTGGCTCGCAGCGAGTCTCTGAAAGCTCAAGGGGAGGGGCGTCGGCGAGGAGGCGGGGCGGGGGCGGAGTCTGTGCCTCGTTCCCGTAGCGATGTGGACATGGAGGACTGTGAGGAGAGGGAGGGGCCAGGACTGAGGCCGTTACATCACAGCGCTTCATCCTCCGCCTCCAGCAGCTCGGCCCGGTACCAGACCATAagatcatacacacacacacacactaatatacACACTGCCATTCAGAACTCTGTGCATTatctctattttaatatacatatttttaagtatattggTAAACCATTATTTTAAGTTGCAATAATATTTCCTAATGTTTGTGTATAGATTTTTTAGTCTAATTTGTTCTTGTGTTTTATCAGATCACTGGAGAACCCGACACCTCCATACACTCCTCGTTCTCAGCGCAGgtgacacacactctctgtccatttcatctctctctctctctctctctctctttgtctctctctctctctctctgtctctctctctctctctctctctctctctctctctctctctctctctctctctctctctctctctctctctctctctctctctctctctctctctctctctctctctctctctctctctctctctgtctctgtctctgtctctctctctctgtctctgtctctgtctctctgtctctgtctctgtctctctgtctctgtctctctgtctctgtctctctctctctgtctctctctctgtctctctctctctgtctctctctctctctctctctctctctctgtctctctctctgtctctctctgtctctctctctgtctctctctctgtctctgtcgctgtctctctctctctgtctctgtctctctctctctgtctctctctctctgtctctgtctctctgtctctctctgtctctctgtctctctctctctctctctctctctctctctctctctctctctctctctgtctctctctctctctctctctctctgtctctctctctctctgtctctgtcgctgtctctctctctctctctctgtctctctctctctgtctctctctctctgtctctctctctctctctctgtctctctctctgtctctctctctctctgtctctgtctctctctctctgtctctgtctctctctctctctctctctctctctctctctctctctctctctctctctctctctctctctctctgtctctctctctctctgtctctctctctctctctctctctctctctctctctctctctctctctctctctctctctctctctctctctctctctctctctctctctctctctctctctctctctctctctctctctctctctctctctctctctctctctctctctctgtctctctctgtctctgtctctgtctctctctctctctctctctctctctctctctctctctctctctctctctctctctctctgtctctgtctgtctctgtctctctctctctgtctctctctctctctctctgtctctgtctctctctctctgtctctgtctctgtctctctctctctctgtctctctgtctctctctctgtctctgtctctctctctctgtctctctctctctctgtctctgtctctgtctctctctctgtctctgtctctgtctctctgtctctctctctgtctctgtctctctctctctgtctctgtctctgtctctctctctctgtctctctctctctctctgtctctctctctctctctctctctctctctctctctctctctctctctctctctctctctctctctctctctctctctctctctctctctgtctctgtctctgtctctctctctctgtctctctctctctctctgtctctctctctctctctgtctctctctctctctctctctctctctctctctctctctctctgtctctctgtctctgtgtctctctctctctctctctctctctctctcgtctcatTCTCTTCTGTCCGTCTGCAGGCTGCTGGACGCTCCGGTGGCTCTGTTACCTGACGCTCCAGCTCTGGACGAGGACGTCATTGACTCTCAGAACTGGCAGGAGACGGTGGAGCCACACGTTCTGACGTCTCTCTGCTCACGAGAGATTGACCGGCAGGCCGTCATCTACGGTACACGCTTACATTAAAGTCAGGTCTAATGACAAATTCACATTTCGGAGCTATAAAATTGTTACcaagattaaaataatttctgccCAGACCGACCGACCGATCACAGTTTAATTGACCGTGCCTGTCACATACTGAACCTCtgtaataaatgatattaagcATGTTAATATGTCAGTAAGAATGTTTACAGTGAAATCTTAATACTTGACTTCCTCAAATTAATAAGCAGCCCAGGGTGAAGCGTGAACTGTGTGAAATAAGAGCGAGCTCAGGTGGGGATGTTTTGCATCCTATCCGTCAGGCGTCTGTCAGCGTTTCTCCTCCGGCGGGAAAAGAGAGCCTCCTGACAGCCCCAGACATGCCTTCTCCTCACTCTGAGGCCGAGATGAGAAGTTCGTGTGTTACGATGATACATCTAGGAAGAGTACACCAGTCAAAGTCATTTATGATCTCAGATGGCCTCAAGCCTCAGACTTTTATGGGTAAAATGGAAGAACGTGAGCTGTTTTAGCAAATTGTAACCTAAATCTGAGGCTGTTTTGAGACACACACGTCCTGAGATCATTGAGAGCTGACTGAAGGGAACAGAAGGGAGGAAGTTACGCCGTCAGACCCTTGTTTTAGATGGATATTTACTGAGAAATCTTTGCTAGTCTGCAACCAATTAATATGTGCTATAGcacaaaattgtgttttaaatatcaggcatttaaaatatttgtttcccAGGAATGGACAGATTTGACCTCTTGAACTCGAATGATATGTGctactatttttactatatttttatttaatacgaTATTCCAAATAAAATTTACTGCTTTGTTTTATGCGGTATCACAGTTTAGTTTAGCTAACTTTGTTTAACGCGaaattcaaatgtttcaaatttgCAACTTGGTTTTACGCAACGTCACAATTGCgcaatatcaaaaatataaaactcgCAACTTTAATGCGATTCCGAATCTTCGCACTTGAAACTTTGTTTtgatattcagtttttttgcgCAAGTTAAACTCGCTATTTTTGATGACACTTTGCATGTAAACGTAGTTACTGTCCTGTcctattatattaaaacacccCAAATTGTACAGATAAATGACACTatccaatattaaaaataatgctattttacTCAAGCCTCTATTCTCGGTCCTGTCTTTTTCCGTTAGCCTGATTAGCATGCTAAGCTAACATGCTCTATACATAAGTCTAGAGTTGGCGCTGTGTATCATAATATCTTGTTAAACTAAAGCACTAAAAACCGTTGGGTTGTGTGTATAGTCTAGCAGTGTTTCTGATGGTGTGGTGTTGGTCTGTAGAGCTCTTCACCACCGAGGCGTCTCACCTGAGGACCCTGCGGGTGCTGGATCAGGTGTTTTACCAGAAGATGCAGAGCGTCCTTACTCCGGAAGAGCTGTCCTGCATCTTCCTGAACCTGCGCCAGGTCTACGAGCTGCACGGTCAGTAGTCGCTTTGGATAGAAATGCGTGTATGAACTCGAGATCATATTAACACTTGATTCGTGCAATGAAGCATAATCTGAACTCAACACTGTGCAGAATGCGCTCCTTTGTAAGCGTGCATAAAAGTAATGCTGAAGTGCTAATGTTTTTGTGTCCAGCGAGCTTATGCGAGGCCATGAAGAAGCGCAGGGAGTCTCCGATCGTCCAGGGCATCGGGGACGTCATGCTGGCCAGAGTGAGTGTCTCTTGTGCTCTTTAAGATAAAAGAACAGTtcactcaacaaaaaaaaactctaattctgacggcacccattcactggagAGCATACAGTCCATGCGAACCGCTCCATCATTAAGACGCTTTAGCTTTTAAACCGTTGATTCCGGCTAAAATATgtgtccataatccataataacgctcAGGAGACTTATCTGCGCAGGTCAAGCACCAAGGACAAGCCAAAACGCCTCTAAACCAGTGTGACCAGACACAAccagaagaaaaataattctTTTCGTTCCATATTTTGCTAAACACACCTTTCCTACTGATAACCGCTTTCATGCTCCGAGCTCACGGATGTGTTTAGAGGATTTTGATCTAAGAGGACAACGAGCGTTATTAAAGACGTTAAACGGTTTGCATTGATGGAAGTCATTGGAGTCATTACCCTTCAGACTCTCGCTCTGCACGCCGTCTTTTAAGAGTAGTTGTTTTGCtcatgaagtgtgtgtgtgtgtgtgtgtgtgttgcagctGGAGGGAGAGGCTGGAGATCAGTTCGAGGAGCAGGTGTCTCATCTGTGCAGTCAGCAGAGTCAAGCTCTGGAGCTCATCAAGAACAAACAGCGCAAGGACCCTCGCTTCGCACACCTCATACaggtagcacacacacacacacacacacacaccagctcgCCCGTGGGTCACGTGTTGACGCGCTGTGTTGTTTGTCAGGAGTGCGAGGCCAGTCCTCACTGCCGCAGGCTTCAGCTGAAGGACCTGCTGGTGGCGGAGATGCAGCGCTTGACCAAATACCCTCTGCTGCTGGACAACATCATCAAATACACAGAGAGtgagtgaacacacacacagacacacacacacacgcagacacacgaGAGTCCGGAGCGCAAAACCAGCAGTATGGGCGGGACAGGGTGATATTTGGCTAACCTGGCATCCGAGGAtgcaaaaaatatctaaatatggAGAAAATCGCCTTGAAAGTTGTCTGAATGAAGTCTTTAGCGATGCATAtgactaatcaaaaatgaagctTTCGTGTTAAGTTAGGACACTTATAAGATGTCTTCATAGTACAtgctttacttaatatcctaatgatgtttggcataaatgaaaaatgataatttttgaCTCAAACAATGTATTGTTACTAATATGCCCCAGCGAGGCTATTTAGTTTCGCACATAAAACGACCCTGGAGCACAATCTTTGTTAAAACGCcgatttattgcattttgcgTTCCTTGATTTAAGTGAAATATGACTATAATGATAAGAACCGGTTATGACATGcagtgtaattatttttaaccatgcaattattttatttttttacatggcTATTACTAAATACCCAACATTGGCGGTCATtaagatttaatattttgtattttttaaagatttaaatttcaagcaaatgctcttcttttgtgtttatccCCAAAAAAACCGAAGAacacaaaattgcatttttccGGAAAAATACGAAGTGTTTTAAGCATCGAGGATAATCATATTAGACCGGTTTCTGACGTTTCTGACGTGTGTTCAGCGTCGTCTCCGGACCTGCAGCCGCTTCAGAGAGCACAGGCCCGTTGCCGCGGGATACTGCAGGCCGTGAACGAGGTCGTCAGGGAGACGGAGCACCGGCACCGGCTCGGCCAATACCAGCGCAGGCTGGACCTGACGCCCCTGGAGCGGCTGACCAATCCGGTCGCAGCGCAGTTCAAGGTAGGAGCTGCCCGCTGTCCTGCGCTCGCCGCCGTACGCCCCAGAGCTCAGCCTAACGTCTGCTTCTCTCACAGAACCTGGATCTCACCGCCAAGAGGATGATCCACGAGGGGCCGCTCACCTGGAAAGTCAGCAAGGACAAAGCCATCGGTAAACAGGAGCGGGTTTGAGTAAAACAGTACAGTCTACAggattaatatataaaatctagtccgatatatatatatatatatatatatataagtaaattattattattaattaattttgttttaggtTGCAGATTTagattaaactaaatgaaaatgagaaatttgACTGAAATCGATTATCTATTGTGTTTCAGTGCACTAGgggttatgtgtgtgtttatgttgtgtGTCTCTCAGAGGTCCAGGCTCTGCTGCTCTCAGATCTTCTGGTGCTTCTTCAGAGAGGTCCAGACGAGCGGCTCATCCTGCGCTGTCCGTCACGCTCGCTGGGCGGAGCCCCGGACCTCAAGATCCCCTTCTGCCCGATCCTGCGCCTCGACTCCGCCCTCGTCCGCTCCGTCGCCACGGGTGAGCGTTCCAACTCCGCCCACTCCCCACGGGGGGCgtgctttaaataaaaccgCTTTCAAATATGAAGCGAACTTGTGTTGGTCCCGCAGACAATAAAGCGCTGTACGTGATCAGCACCTCGGAGAGTCAGATCTACGAGCTGGTGGCCGGGACGTCCTCGGAGAAGAACACGTGAGTCTGTGCTCGCTCCTCATTGGCTGCTTGCGTGTGATTGACAGGCCGGCAGCCTATCAGGGAGCTTCATTAATTCCCGCCGTCTTTAAAGGGGGTGTCTGTAATGTACTGTAAAGCATGCATTCGAAAGCTCCCTTTCGTTCTCAGTTGGAAAGACCTGCTGGAGAAGACCATCGCCGCGGTCACTCGAGGAGCGGGCTCCGGCAAACAAGGCTCACCGGCACCGTACGTCTCCATCGGTTCACAAACACTGAAAAGAGCTTCCTCAGCATCTGATGAACTCTGTCTGCTCTCTTTCAGGTCGTCTGATGCACGTCCGTCTGCCGCTGCGCTGGGTAAGACATGAGGGCTTCGGATAACTAATAACCAGAGATTCAAAAAAACGTACTACTTCTCAAACGTTTGTGGAGCAAATATATACTTTTCTAAACGCACTTATTCGGCCAAGCTGCGTTAAATTGGTAAAAAGTAACAGtacgtgcatttatttaaaagatttctgttgtaaataaaagcaGTTGGTACTTTCGGTAACTCTTTATTTTACgtttacacctattagttgcttattagcacgcATGTTACTGGAATATTAgccttttatttgttaattaagcacatattaatggctTATTCGACTTCGCTAATGCTACTCTTAActactaccttactaactattaataactgTCAAGAATTGATACCGAACTCTCAGAGGATCCTGACAGATATCGAGAAACAACTGTTTTCGGTATTGATCAGAAACGTTCGTGATCGTCTTACACATGTTCCACTTGATTACGAAAAGTACCGTTTTGTGACTTTTCTTTGAAGCTGATGCTGAACGTCTCCCGTCTCTGTTAGACGTGTCGGAGTCGAGCGTGTCTCTGGAGCGGGACTCTGCTAGCGAAGACGAATGCGCTCTCTCGCCCCAAACTACAGCGAGCGGCGGATCGGACGCCCTCCGGAGCCGGGACGGGGACGGCTTCCTCCAGAACAAAGCCGCTGTCGCAGAAGCTGCTCTTCAGGACGGTGAGTCTTTCCCAGCATTACAACACCGAGCTAATGAAGCTAATGAAGCGATAAAAGCGTAAGCATAAATAGAATTAACAATATCTGTTTGACTACGCAAAAGCGCAAAAAACGCTagttaaataacacaaaaattgtAACGAATGCCAAAATATAGCGTTTTTGCGTTACGTTACGCTTACGCGTTTTCCTGGTTTTCAGTGGAGACCCTTCGTCAGCTGATCTTCAGAGACCTGGAGGACGGGTGGAGTCAGGATTCGGATGACACGCCCACAAACGAGACGGCCAATGAAAGGAGTCCCTTCACGGATAGACCGGGGGCGGAGTTGAGCAGCTGGGGGGAGGGGCCTGTGGAAGTCCCGCCCCTCGAGGGGCTGCCTTCGCCCGTTCAGGTGGTGAGGAAAGGTAAAGAAACGTCACCATCGGAGATCTGGAGCAAAGTAATCACCCAGTAATTATTTCAGTCTCGATGTTTACAGACATCACAGGAAAATCTGTTTAAGCTAACCGTTGTGAACCGGGCTGAAGTCAGGCCATTCTTATATCGGCTTTACTTTTGATTAACGCCAATTATTTCCCTGTTCTCAAGGTCTTAAACTTTTTGCACCTTACAGTAATAAACGCATCCAGTCATGTTTACACACTGGCTCCGAAACGTCCTTCTGTTGTAAATGATTCAGATcagatgatgtttttttctgcGTTTAAGAATGTGAATGTTTGGTTTgtgtctctctcctctgtctctgtctgtctctctgcatGTGCTCAGAGCTCACTGTGATGAAGCTTATGTGATTTAACACACCTCTCtcatctctatctctctctctctctgcgcacacacacacacacacacacacacactcttcttatctctctctctctctctctgtctctctctctctctctctgcacgcactcacacactctctttctcattctatctctctgtctctctctctccctccgtctctttctctctctctctacgcatatacacactctctctctctctctctctctctctctctctctgtggcttcttgtatttgtttgtttctaacAACACGCCATCTGTCTTTCTgcacacctctcacacacacacacacacacacactctcgctgTCTTTCACACACAGTTTTGGGTGCGGGCTGTTCTCTTCCTGATGACATCACTGATGATGTCACCGCCGGCCAATCCTCTCGGGACGGAGGTGgggctaatatatatatatatatatatatatatatatatatatatatatatatatatatatatatatatatatataatcatacaaTACTCTTGGCAGATGCATTCTGGGCGGTCTCCTGCCAACAATTGCGGTCGGTCTCAAGCTTCTGTGAAACATAATCCGGGATGAGATTTGGTTTCAGTTTTGGAAACCGGTCCTGAATTATCTGGTTATTGTTCTCGTGATCCTCAGCAATTCTTCTTTCAGCACGTGTGAATGAACACACAACTACTGTCCGCTGTGATCTGAAAAGTCAAGAAGAGACTTCCGCTTTTACTGGTTTTTATACGTTACatgtaatatatgcaatataataattatatttaatattatgaaaaaatatttaattatttaatatataatataattaaatcatataattattatatattttagtaatttttctctattttattaatttctctcattttttaaatgtaatgactttcaattctattctatttccCTTTGCgcttatttttcatattcagaTTGACTACttaaacttaattattttactcagtGTTCAATATTTTACTcaacatttttctaattttaatttatttttattttatttatttccagttttattacaatgttttgtaattttctatgactttttacttcatttaatatttgtatctagtttttataaattaagttttactaagttattattagtagtagtagtagtagtacttataatattcatttttatttcattttcatttacttgaAGTATTCAGCTAGTGTCTAgacttaattacatttttatcatgtaTATGCGTTTGTCTTTTTAGTTCTTGTTAACGTTCACCCCGCTGCTGTGCTGCTTCCAGGAAACATGTTTTATCTGGTCATGCCCAAAGACCAGTCGAGTTCTCTCTCAGACGAGAGCAGCACAGACGAGCTCAAAGAAGCTCCAGACAGCGTCCATCAGACTCAAAGCACCTTCTCGGCGTCCTTCATCATCGAGGAAGAGGAACAGGAGACGCCCCGCCTTTCTCCAGCCGACCAATCACTGACTGAGACACTGAGTCAAAGGGAAGGACTCGGCCAATCACAACCCAGCGTCCAGCGACATGTGATCAGAAACGTGGACGAGATCTTCAACACCATGGAGGAGCTGATGAGGAAACTACAGCACCTGagggtaaaacacacacacacacacacacacacacacacacacacacacacacacacacacacacacattactgtgTTCACACACATCCAGGTCAGACCTGACCCAAAAACTGAAGAAATAAGGAAAAATGTTCCATTGTTCCATTCCAGTGTTCCAAATGTTCCATTCATACAAAAATCCAATGcaagaaattatgaaaaaaaatacattaatacatttaaacaccatttttagaaaagctttttttgattgaataaacgttttcagcatttcttttcttctgttcttttacgacatataattaaaaaagcactttattaaaaataatataatgcaatattatttGTTGCGCAccttttagaattattatttttttagttttaatgcaaattaatgtaaaacaaaaagttgCACCAAGATCTGTGACGTCAATAATCATAATCATCTTTATTAGgagtattatacattttttctgttgttgtattTGTGACTAAATTGTGACGTGTACATATCTTCAACGCTTAAACAACGTTTCCCCCGCCCCGATGTTGCAGGACATTGAAGCTGACCACTACAAACTCCTGAAGAAACTAAGAAAACCTCTTGCTGTGGATA is drawn from Puntigrus tetrazona isolate hp1 chromosome 7, ASM1883169v1, whole genome shotgun sequence and contains these coding sequences:
- the arhgef11 gene encoding rho guanine nucleotide exchange factor 11 isoform X11, which gives rise to MSLRHPTSTLDRLSSLTLGDSERRSSPGQQRDTLPDLSSDGSGTGLVQRCVVVQRDNLGFGFTVCGERIKLVQNVRPGGAAVKAGVQEGDRIIKVNGSLVSSMSHQEVVKMIKSGTYVALTLQGPPPSVASVPLQPLPSDLLPNHRMAPGEAPPLPPTPPAGSSTPTQRITGPKPLQDPEVQKHATEILRKMLEQEEAELQNLLEERSRNPSPSLEERIESARRRANQVRVKIRQDVDGTRSEAVVNYLTAGEGRLSMDSSEGDAEVCESPFSSPSTFLRRQGSDTHTSDSGGKTQIIGPEEEEEDDGYSINEMDGPFQDVELLKSRPAHMTVFMRYVFSQLLDPNPLLFYLSVEAYLGSSPKDARSLAPQICSHFLDHDAPLKIKAREEFLTDIENRLHAQEDIRGPLSELQQQVLPDIQDQLQDYRNKQTMGLGSLFGESDLQQLDGDPVKERQVVDRQVLALWEILSKHEEDRSSPLASAVHLYLRHSGIKLRDSKVFPGLMSEKEKWLPFFPKAKKLSSSKRERDGDDRKRNPILKYIGKPRSTSQSIRPGSVRNIIQQFENSSDSVEEGDVEGQRLSSSSFGEDSMDSPTISVRLARSESLKAQGEGRRRGGGAGAESVPRSRSDVDMEDCEEREGPGLRPLHHSASSSASSSSARSLENPTPPYTPRSQRRLLDAPVALLPDAPALDEDVIDSQNWQETVEPHVLTSLCSREIDRQAVIYELFTTEASHLRTLRVLDQVFYQKMQSVLTPEELSCIFLNLRQVYELHASLCEAMKKRRESPIVQGIGDVMLARLEGEAGDQFEEQVSHLCSQQSQALELIKNKQRKDPRFAHLIQECEASPHCRRLQLKDLLVAEMQRLTKYPLLLDNIIKYTETSSPDLQPLQRAQARCRGILQAVNEVVRETEHRHRLGQYQRRLDLTPLERLTNPVAAQFKNLDLTAKRMIHEGPLTWKVSKDKAIEVQALLLSDLLVLLQRGPDERLILRCPSRSLGGAPDLKIPFCPILRLDSALVRSVATDNKALYVISTSESQIYELVAGTSSEKNTWKDLLEKTIAAVTRGAGSGKQGSPAPSSDARPSAAALADAERLPSLLDVSESSVSLERDSASEDECALSPQTTASGGSDALRSRDGDGFLQNKAAVAEAALQDVETLRQLIFRDLEDGWSQDSDDTPTNETANERSPFTDRPGAELSSWGEGPVEVPPLEGLPSPVQVVRKVLGAGCSLPDDITDDVTAGQSSRDGVLVNVHPAAVLLPGNMFYLVMPKDQSSSLSDESSTDELKEAPDSVHQTQSTFSASFIIEEEEQETPRLSPADQSLTETLSQREGLGQSQPSVQRHVIRNVDEIFNTMEELMRKLQHLRDIEADHYKLLKKLRKPLAVDKNDLVHTPPKSVRMPSQDRGAGDGKEGGSTEPARPEIQSTGF
- the arhgef11 gene encoding rho guanine nucleotide exchange factor 11 isoform X5, translating into MSLRHPTSTLDSPFAAWLSSLTLGDSERRSSPGQQRDTLPDLSSDGSGTGLVQRCVVVQRDNLGFGFTVCGERIKLVQNVRPGGAAVKAGVQEGDRIIKVNGSLVSSMSHQEVVKMIKSGTYVALTLQGPPPSVASVPLQPLPSDLLPNHRMAPGEAPPLPPTPPAGSSTPTQRITGPKPLQDPEVQKHATEILRKMLEQEEAELQNLLEERSRNPSPSLEERIESARRRANQVRVKIRQDVDGTRSEAVVNYLTAGEGRLSMDSSEGDAEVCESPFSSPSTFLRRQGSDTHTSDSGGKTQIIGPEEEEEDDGYSINEMDGPFQDVELLKSRPAHMTVFMRYVFSQLLDPNPLLFYLSVEAYLGSSPKDARSLAPQICSHFLDHDAPLKIKAREEFLTDIENRLHAQEDIRGPLSELQQQVLPDIQDQLQDYRNKQTMGLGSLFGESDLQQLDGDPVKERQVVDRQVLALWEILSKHEEDRSSPLASAVHLYLRHSGIKLRDSKVFPGLMSEKEKWLPFFPKAKKLSSSKRERDGDDRKRNPILKYIGKPRSTSQSIRPGSVRNIIQQFENSSDSVEEGDVEGQRLSSSSFGEDSMDSPTISVRLARSESLKAQGEGRRRGGGAGAESVPRSRSDVDMEDCEEREGPGLRPLHHSASSSASSSSARSLENPTPPYTPRSQRRLLDAPVALLPDAPALDEDVIDSQNWQETVEPHVLTSLCSREIDRQAVIYELFTTEASHLRTLRVLDQVFYQKMQSVLTPEELSCIFLNLRQVYELHASLCEAMKKRRESPIVQGIGDVMLARLEGEAGDQFEEQVSHLCSQQSQALELIKNKQRKDPRFAHLIQECEASPHCRRLQLKDLLVAEMQRLTKYPLLLDNIIKYTETSSPDLQPLQRAQARCRGILQAVNEVVRETEHRHRLGQYQRRLDLTPLERLTNPVAAQFKNLDLTAKRMIHEGPLTWKVSKDKAIEVQALLLSDLLVLLQRGPDERLILRCPSRSLGGAPDLKIPFCPILRLDSALVRSVATDNKALYVISTSESQIYELVAGTSSEKNTWKDLLEKTIAAVTRGAGSGKQGSPAPSSDARPSAAALADAERLPSLLDVSESSVSLERDSASEDECALSPQTTASGGSDALRSRDGDGFLQNKAAVAEAALQDVETLRQLIFRDLEDGWSQDSDDTPTNETANERSPFTDRPGAELSSWGEGPVEVPPLEGLPSPVQVVRKVLGAGCSLPDDITDDVTAGQSSRDGVLVNVHPAAVLLPGNMFYLVMPKDQSSSLSDESSTDELKEAPDSVHQTQSTFSASFIIEEEEQETPRLSPADQSLTETLSQREGLGQSQPSVQRHVIRNVDEIFNTMEELMRKLQHLRDIEADHYKLLKKLRKPLAVDKNDLVHTPPKSVRMPSQDRGAGDGKEGGSTEPARPEIQSTGF